The following are encoded in a window of Solidesulfovibrio magneticus RS-1 genomic DNA:
- a CDS encoding S8 family serine peptidase, which yields MPPLRRNSRAVLAAFFVFWLFGVCSSALAGGKDLSWNALPTASLTENGQARVIVGFAVTDYDELATASRSHKVVTPEEAGLSRNAALAADAALARAVRRGADAVIADLPAKAYTVHRTYSALPYAALSVTPEGLAALRDNPKVTSIEVDAPVPLPLPVPESQAKGDDAASDSVDLPSANLNWGPPKIGADTAWARGYTGQGWHVAILDTGIRRTHEFFAGKTIVEACFSAAANCPGGTTSAYGTGSAAHYSSSLQGWDHGTHCAGIAAGKKADGSVAGVAKDANLIAVQVFSIIDPSTSPWVGSYPSDQLDGLNYVYSLRNTYSIAAASMSLGGGSYSSACDTGESRKTAIDQLRAVNIPTTIATGNDYYCSSIGAPACISSAIAVGASTSTDARSAFSNWHPTLQTIFAPGSSIYSSTGDSDTSYESWNGTSMATPHVAGAWALLRQNRPNDSVNAILTRLLAGSPSITTTCPSDGSLPRIFIPAALQAASIAPILPILLE from the coding sequence ATGCCCCCCCTGCGCCGCAACTCCAGGGCCGTTCTGGCCGCCTTCTTCGTCTTTTGGCTGTTTGGCGTCTGCTCCTCGGCTCTGGCCGGCGGCAAGGACCTCTCCTGGAACGCCCTGCCCACTGCGAGCCTGACGGAAAATGGCCAAGCCAGGGTCATCGTCGGCTTCGCCGTGACCGATTATGACGAACTGGCCACCGCCTCCCGCAGCCACAAGGTGGTGACGCCCGAAGAAGCCGGCCTGTCCCGCAACGCCGCCCTGGCTGCCGACGCCGCCCTGGCCAGGGCCGTGCGGCGCGGGGCCGACGCCGTCATAGCCGACCTGCCGGCCAAGGCCTATACCGTCCATCGGACCTATTCCGCCCTGCCCTACGCCGCCCTGTCCGTGACCCCCGAGGGTCTGGCCGCCTTGCGGGATAATCCCAAGGTCACTTCCATCGAGGTGGACGCGCCCGTGCCCCTGCCGCTGCCCGTGCCGGAAAGCCAGGCCAAGGGCGACGACGCGGCAAGCGACTCCGTGGATCTGCCGAGCGCCAACCTCAACTGGGGGCCGCCCAAGATCGGGGCCGATACGGCCTGGGCCCGGGGCTACACCGGCCAGGGCTGGCATGTGGCCATCCTCGACACCGGCATTCGCCGCACCCATGAATTTTTTGCCGGCAAGACCATTGTCGAGGCCTGCTTCAGTGCCGCCGCCAACTGTCCCGGCGGCACGACCTCGGCCTACGGGACCGGCAGCGCCGCCCATTATTCCAGCAGCCTCCAGGGTTGGGACCACGGCACCCACTGCGCCGGCATCGCCGCCGGCAAGAAAGCCGACGGCTCCGTGGCCGGCGTGGCCAAGGACGCCAACCTCATAGCCGTGCAGGTCTTTTCGATCATCGATCCATCAACCTCGCCCTGGGTCGGCTCCTATCCCAGCGACCAGCTTGACGGCCTCAACTACGTCTATTCCTTGCGCAACACCTACAGCATCGCCGCCGCCAGCATGAGCCTCGGCGGCGGCTCCTATTCCAGCGCCTGCGACACGGGCGAATCACGCAAGACCGCCATCGACCAATTGCGGGCCGTCAACATCCCCACCACCATCGCCACAGGCAACGACTATTATTGTAGCTCCATCGGCGCGCCGGCTTGCATCTCCTCGGCCATCGCCGTGGGCGCTTCCACCTCGACCGATGCTCGCAGCGCTTTCAGCAACTGGCATCCCACGCTCCAGACCATCTTCGCCCCCGGCTCAAGCATTTATTCCTCCACAGGCGATTCGGACACGAGCTACGAGTCCTGGAACGGCACGTCCATGGCCACGCCCCACGTGGCCGGAGCCTGGGCGCTGCTGCGCCAGAACCGGCCAAACGACTCCGTCAACGCCATCTTGACGCGCCTTCTGGCCGGCAGTCCGTCCATTACCACCACCTGTCCGTCCGACGGCAGCCTCCCCAGAATCTTCATTCCGGCGGCCCTACAAGCCGCATCCATCGCGCCCATCTTGCCGATTTTGCTCGAATAG
- a CDS encoding methyltransferase domain-containing protein, with product MMPSLCPDVSPEDRVRIRQAVLVKYEQVARSPQGQFRYPVGRQGLAGLGYDLALTDRLPADVLDGFVGVGNPLAPGAPSPGEHVLELGCGTGVDALLAALLVGSAGFVAGLEYSPALARRAEANRSRAGLGNVAFCLGSAEALPYGDAAFDLALSNGVFNLVVDKAAALAEAFRVLRPGGRLAVSDQIRLGPPPQDHAAMVASWFTUKGGAVSQTAFALLLRQSGFTDVVCLGPSGYASSPATMGMTFLARKPAPSRCIPAPLG from the coding sequence ATGATGCCGTCCCTTTGCCCCGACGTCTCGCCCGAGGATCGCGTCCGCATCCGACAGGCCGTCCTCGTCAAATACGAGCAGGTGGCCCGCTCGCCCCAGGGCCAGTTCCGCTACCCCGTGGGCCGCCAAGGTCTGGCCGGCCTGGGCTACGATCTGGCCTTGACGGACCGGCTGCCGGCCGATGTCCTGGACGGCTTCGTCGGTGTGGGCAATCCCCTCGCCCCGGGCGCGCCCAGCCCCGGGGAACATGTCCTCGAACTCGGCTGCGGCACGGGAGTCGATGCCCTGCTGGCCGCCCTGCTCGTCGGATCAGCCGGTTTCGTCGCCGGCTTGGAATATTCCCCGGCCCTGGCCCGACGGGCCGAGGCCAACCGATCCCGCGCCGGCCTGGGCAACGTCGCCTTTTGCCTGGGATCGGCCGAAGCCCTCCCCTACGGCGACGCCGCTTTCGATCTGGCCCTCTCCAATGGCGTGTTCAATCTGGTGGTGGACAAGGCAGCGGCCCTGGCTGAAGCTTTCCGGGTCTTGCGCCCGGGCGGGCGGCTGGCCGTGTCCGACCAGATCCGCCTGGGGCCGCCGCCCCAAGACCATGCGGCCATGGTCGCCTCCTGGTTCACCTGAAAGGGAGGGGCTGTGTCGCAAACGGCGTTTGCGCTTCTTCTTCGGCAAAGCGGCTTTACCGACGTGGTCTGCCTCGGCCCCTCGGGCTACGCCAGTTCGCCGGCCACCATGGGCATGACGTTTCTGGCGCGAAAACCCGCTCCCTCCCGTTGCATTCCGGCTCCGCTTGGGTAG